The Xanthomonas fragariae genome has a segment encoding these proteins:
- a CDS encoding glutamine synthetase family protein encodes MSIRTRSRQSTPKQPESALRRWLKERNITEVECLVPDITGNARGKIIPADKFSHDYGTRLPEGIFATTVTGDFPDDYYELTSPSDSDMHLRPDATTVRMVPWAVDPTAQVIHDCYTKDGQPHELAPRNVLRRVLDAYAEVKLQPVVAPELEFFLVQKNTDPDFPLLPPAGRSGRPETARQSYSIDAVNEFDPILDLMYDYCDAMELDVDTLIHESGAAQLEVNFTHADALSRADQVFLFKRTMREAALRHGVYATFLAKPMETEPGSAMHIHQSLLHAGTGKNVFSGKREGGFSDTFAHYLGGLQKYIPMAMGLLAPNVNSYRRLMFGEVSPSNVLWGFDNRTCGLRVPIDAPQNMRVESRFAGSDANPYLAMAATLACGLLGIREKLEPTAPITSNGKEQGYDLPRSLGEALDGLEGCEALQQILGRRFVRAYISVKRKEYETFFRVISSWEREFLLLNV; translated from the coding sequence ATGTCCATCCGTACACGTTCGCGTCAATCCACGCCCAAGCAGCCGGAGAGCGCGCTGCGCCGCTGGCTCAAGGAGCGCAACATCACCGAGGTCGAGTGTCTGGTGCCGGACATCACCGGCAACGCGCGCGGCAAGATCATTCCGGCCGACAAGTTTTCGCACGATTACGGCACACGGCTACCAGAAGGCATCTTCGCTACCACGGTTACCGGCGATTTCCCAGACGATTATTACGAGCTGACCTCCCCGTCGGATTCGGACATGCACCTGCGCCCGGATGCCACCACCGTGCGCATGGTGCCGTGGGCGGTCGACCCCACCGCGCAGGTCATCCACGATTGCTACACCAAGGACGGGCAGCCGCATGAGCTTGCCCCGCGCAACGTGTTGCGCCGCGTGCTGGACGCGTACGCCGAGGTCAAGCTGCAACCGGTGGTGGCACCGGAGCTGGAATTCTTTCTGGTGCAGAAGAACACCGACCCGGACTTCCCGTTGTTGCCGCCGGCGGGCCGCTCGGGGCGGCCTGAAACAGCACGCCAGTCGTATTCGATCGATGCGGTCAACGAGTTCGATCCGATTCTGGATCTGATGTACGACTATTGCGACGCGATGGAGCTGGACGTGGATACCTTGATTCACGAATCCGGTGCCGCCCAGCTGGAGGTCAACTTTACTCACGCCGATGCGTTGTCGCGCGCCGATCAGGTCTTCCTGTTCAAGCGCACTATGCGCGAGGCAGCGCTGCGGCATGGCGTCTATGCGACGTTTCTGGCCAAACCGATGGAAACCGAGCCGGGCAGCGCGATGCATATCCATCAAAGCCTGCTGCATGCAGGCACCGGCAAAAATGTATTCAGCGGCAAGCGCGAAGGCGGCTTCAGCGACACCTTCGCGCATTATCTGGGCGGTCTTCAGAAGTACATTCCGATGGCGATGGGGCTGCTGGCGCCCAACGTCAATTCGTATCGACGGCTGATGTTCGGCGAGGTGTCGCCAAGCAATGTGCTGTGGGGTTTCGACAATCGCACCTGCGGTCTACGCGTGCCGATCGATGCGCCACAGAACATGCGGGTGGAAAGCCGGTTTGCCGGTTCCGATGCCAATCCGTATCTGGCGATGGCGGCAACGTTGGCATGCGGGTTGTTGGGCATCCGCGAGAAGCTGGAGCCGACGGCGCCGATCACCAGTAACGGTAAGGAGCAGGGCTACGATCTGCCGCGGTCGCTGGGCGAGGCGTTGGACGGGTTGGAGGGCTGCGAGGCGTTGCAGCAGATATTGGGCCGGCGGTTTGTGCGGGCCTACATATCGGTGAAACGGAAGGAGTATGAGACTTTTTTTCGAGTGATAAGTTCGTGGGAACGGGAGTTTTTGTTGTTGAATGTGTGA
- a CDS encoding aspartate aminotransferase family protein, with product MDSSVLSALQQLDAAHHLHPFNDNAALAEKGTRILTRGEGVYVWDAQGNKLLDAFAGLWCVNAGYGRKELAQAAARQMEQLAYYNSFFHCTTEPTIHLAAKLAELTPGDLNHAFFANSGSEANDTILRLVRHFWAVQGQPEKRIFIGRHDGYHGTTMAGASLGGIKGMHKQGGLPIPDIHHIAPPYHFGDGGEVDPEEYGLLAARRLEDRILELGPQYVAAFIGEPIMGAIGVYIPPRSYWPQIERICRRYDVLLVADEVICGFGRTGAWFGADYFGFQPDAMTLAKGITSGYIPLAAAMFNDRVAGVLKAQGGELAHGGTYSGHPVCAAVALENLRLLQDEGIVETARTQIAPYLAQRWAELGEHRLVGEARIAGLVGALELVPDKRQRGAYFSERGRVGAMCRDAALKRGLILRATYDAMLLSPPLIITREQVDELFDKAWAALDDTAHALGK from the coding sequence GTGGACTCTTCTGTGCTGAGTGCGTTGCAGCAACTCGATGCCGCCCATCATCTGCATCCGTTCAACGACAACGCTGCATTGGCCGAGAAGGGCACGCGCATCCTGACGCGCGGTGAAGGCGTGTATGTCTGGGACGCGCAGGGCAACAAGTTGCTGGATGCGTTTGCTGGCTTGTGGTGCGTCAATGCGGGCTATGGACGCAAAGAACTTGCGCAGGCGGCGGCCCGGCAGATGGAGCAGTTGGCTTACTACAACAGCTTTTTCCACTGCACGACCGAGCCCACCATCCATCTTGCCGCCAAGTTGGCGGAGTTGACGCCTGGTGACCTGAATCATGCGTTTTTCGCCAATTCCGGGTCCGAAGCCAACGACACCATCCTGCGCTTGGTGCGGCATTTCTGGGCAGTGCAGGGGCAGCCGGAAAAACGCATCTTCATCGGCCGTCACGATGGTTATCACGGCACCACCATGGCCGGCGCCAGCCTGGGTGGTATCAAAGGGATGCATAAGCAGGGTGGGTTGCCGATTCCGGATATCCACCACATCGCGCCGCCGTATCATTTCGGCGATGGTGGGGAGGTGGATCCTGAGGAATACGGGTTGCTCGCAGCGCGCCGCTTGGAAGACAGGATTCTTGAGCTCGGGCCGCAATACGTGGCGGCATTTATCGGTGAGCCGATCATGGGCGCGATCGGGGTGTATATCCCGCCGCGCAGTTACTGGCCGCAGATCGAGCGCATCTGTCGGCGCTACGACGTGCTGCTGGTCGCCGACGAGGTGATCTGCGGGTTCGGGCGGACCGGTGCATGGTTCGGTGCGGATTACTTCGGCTTTCAGCCCGACGCCATGACGCTGGCCAAAGGCATCACATCCGGCTATATCCCGTTGGCGGCAGCGATGTTCAACGATCGCGTTGCCGGGGTGCTCAAAGCGCAAGGTGGCGAATTGGCGCACGGCGGAACCTATTCCGGGCATCCGGTCTGCGCGGCGGTCGCGCTGGAGAATCTGCGCCTGTTGCAGGACGAGGGCATCGTGGAGACCGCACGCACGCAGATCGCGCCGTATCTGGCGCAGCGCTGGGCCGAGCTGGGCGAACACCGCTTGGTTGGCGAGGCACGCATCGCCGGGTTGGTCGGGGCGCTGGAGCTGGTGCCCGACAAACGCCAGCGGGGCGCGTATTTCTCCGAACGCGGGCGGGTAGGCGCCATGTGCCGCGACGCTGCGCTCAAGCGCGGGCTGATCCTGCGTGCGACCTACGATGCCATGCTGCTGTCGCCGCCGTTGATCATCACCCGGGAACAGGTCGACGAGTTGTTCGACAAAGCTTGGGCGGCGCTGGACGACACCGCGCATGCGCTGGGCAAATAG
- a CDS encoding polyamine ABC transporter substrate-binding protein gives MTLRLLAPTLFTTLLAACGGGNAPGNAEAQAKVLNVYNYSDYIAENTVPAFEKSTGIKVTYDVFDSDEMVETKLLAGGSDYDVVVPTLNFFGRQIQAGVFLPLDKSKIPNLVNLDPDVMRRIAAQDPNNTYGVPYMIGTTGIGYNVDKLKAIFGSTEVANSWDLVFKPENLSRLKDCGVTILDTPSDMIPIALNYLGLDPRSSVPAEIEKAAALIKTIRPYVQNFHSSQYVISLANGNTCLAVGWSGDIIQARDRAAEAGNTIKVAYSIPKEGAPQWFDMLAIPKDAKHPDNAYAFINYLLKPEVAAANTNFIHYANPVRTATPLVDAAIRNDPTIYPPPEVTAKMFTYAINPPEVDRLYTRLWTEIKTGR, from the coding sequence ATGACGCTGCGACTGCTCGCCCCGACGCTGTTCACCACCTTGCTGGCCGCCTGCGGTGGCGGCAACGCGCCAGGTAATGCCGAGGCGCAGGCCAAGGTGCTCAACGTCTACAACTATTCGGACTACATCGCCGAGAACACGGTGCCCGCGTTCGAAAAGAGCACCGGCATCAAGGTCACCTACGATGTGTTCGACAGCGACGAGATGGTGGAAACCAAATTGCTGGCCGGTGGCAGCGATTACGACGTTGTAGTGCCTACGCTCAATTTCTTCGGCCGACAGATCCAGGCAGGCGTTTTCCTGCCATTGGACAAGAGCAAAATCCCCAACCTGGTCAATCTGGATCCAGATGTGATGCGCCGCATTGCCGCTCAGGACCCTAACAACACCTACGGTGTGCCGTACATGATCGGCACCACCGGCATCGGCTACAACGTGGACAAGCTCAAGGCGATCTTCGGTAGCACCGAGGTCGCCAACAGTTGGGATCTGGTGTTCAAGCCGGAGAATCTGTCCAGGCTCAAGGACTGCGGCGTGACCATTCTGGACACGCCCTCGGACATGATTCCGATCGCGCTCAACTATCTTGGGCTGGATCCGCGTAGCAGCGTGCCGGCCGAGATCGAAAAAGCGGCCGCGCTGATCAAGACCATTCGCCCTTATGTGCAGAATTTCCACTCCAGCCAGTATGTGATCTCGCTGGCCAACGGTAATACCTGTCTGGCGGTGGGGTGGTCGGGCGACATCATCCAGGCGCGCGACCGCGCGGCGGAAGCCGGTAACACCATCAAGGTGGCTTATTCGATTCCCAAAGAAGGCGCCCCGCAATGGTTCGACATGCTAGCCATTCCCAAGGATGCCAAACACCCGGACAACGCTTACGCCTTCATCAATTATCTGCTGAAGCCGGAGGTGGCTGCGGCCAATACCAACTTCATCCATTACGCCAATCCAGTGCGCACCGCCACGCCGCTGGTGGATGCGGCGATTCGCAACGACCCCACCATCTACCCGCCGCCGGAAGTGACCGCCAAGATGTTCACCTACGCGATCAATCCGCCGGAAGTGGATCGGCTGTATACCCGGCTGTGGACAGAGATCAAGACCGGTCGTTGA
- a CDS encoding HlyD family secretion protein: MSNQDHRSNDGHVSATDAQCVDVREEQQQARPSPLKNPKVKWTLVLVGVLVAILLVVWLADYLIRGRYMQDTNNAYLQADSVAVAPRVSGYVTKVMVGDNQIVGAGQPLLQIDDRTYQATLQQADAAIAARQADIAAATANVSAQESSLVQARTQVRSAAASLMFAQAEVKRFAPLAASGADTHEHQESLQHDLQRARAQYEAAQAQAKGAQSQIQASSAQLEQARAGVKQATADADQARVAVEDTRLTSRIHGRVGDKTVQVGQFLAAGTRTMTIVPQESLYLVANFKETQVGLMRPGQPAEIHVDALSGVKLHGKVESLSPGTGSQFALLPPENATGNFTKVVQRVPVRIRVLAGEEARKVLVPGMSVEVTVDTRSARDAKQRAKEQSDRVQAQERAR, encoded by the coding sequence TTGAGCAACCAAGACCACCGGTCCAACGACGGCCACGTTTCGGCGACGGATGCGCAGTGCGTAGATGTGCGCGAGGAGCAGCAGCAAGCCAGGCCCTCACCGTTGAAAAACCCCAAGGTGAAGTGGACGCTGGTCCTGGTCGGCGTGCTGGTGGCGATCCTGCTGGTGGTGTGGCTGGCCGATTACCTGATCAGGGGTCGCTACATGCAAGACACCAATAACGCCTATCTGCAGGCCGATTCGGTGGCGGTGGCGCCTCGCGTCAGCGGCTATGTGACCAAGGTGATGGTAGGCGACAACCAGATCGTGGGTGCCGGCCAGCCGCTGTTGCAGATCGACGACCGCACCTACCAGGCGACCCTGCAGCAGGCCGATGCCGCGATCGCCGCGCGCCAGGCCGACATCGCCGCCGCCACTGCCAACGTCTCGGCGCAGGAGTCGTCGCTGGTGCAAGCGCGCACCCAGGTGAGGTCTGCCGCCGCCAGCCTGATGTTTGCCCAGGCCGAAGTGAAGCGCTTCGCGCCGCTGGCCGCCTCCGGCGCCGACACGCACGAACACCAGGAAAGCCTGCAGCACGATCTGCAGCGCGCACGTGCCCAGTACGAGGCTGCACAGGCGCAGGCCAAGGGCGCACAGAGCCAGATCCAGGCCAGCAGCGCGCAGCTGGAACAGGCGCGCGCTGGCGTGAAGCAGGCCACCGCCGACGCCGATCAGGCGCGCGTAGCGGTGGAAGACACCCGTCTGACCAGCCGCATCCACGGCCGGGTTGGCGACAAGACCGTGCAGGTGGGCCAGTTTCTGGCCGCCGGCACCCGCACCATGACCATCGTGCCGCAGGAATCGCTATACCTGGTCGCCAACTTCAAAGAAACCCAGGTCGGCCTGATGCGTCCTGGTCAGCCGGCCGAGATCCATGTCGATGCGTTGTCTGGCGTCAAGCTGCACGGCAAGGTCGAAAGCCTGTCGCCGGGTACCGGTTCGCAGTTCGCGTTATTGCCGCCGGAAAACGCCACCGGTAACTTCACCAAGGTGGTGCAGCGCGTGCCGGTGCGCATCCGGGTGCTGGCTGGTGAAGAGGCGCGCAAGGTGCTGGTGCCGGGCATGTCGGTCGAAGTCACTGTAGATACGCGCTCGGCCAGGGACGCCAAGCAACGCGCCAAGGAGCAATCCGATCGCGTGCAAGCGCAGGAGCGCGCGCGATGA
- a CDS encoding MDR family MFS transporter: MTAAAATGQGAGGSVQREKAEPGAWLAVLAGTIGSFMATLDISIVNAALPTIQGEVGASGTEGTWISTAYLVAEIIMIPLTGWFVRTLGLRNFLLICAVMFTAFSVVCGLSTSLTMMIIGRVGQGLAGGALIPTALTIVATRLPPSQQTTGTALFGMTVIMGPVIGPLLGGWLTENVSWHYAFFINLPICVGLVALLLLGLRHEKGDWAGLLNADWLGIYGLTAGLGGLTVVLEEGQRQRWFESSQINMLSLISLSGFIALVIGQFRRRAPVIRLSLLLHRSFGAVFIMIMAVGMILFGVMYMIPQFLAVISGYNTEQAGYVLLLSGLPTMLLMPVMPKLLEAVDVRILVIAGLICFAAACFVNLSLTADTVGTHFVAGQLLQGCGLALAMMSLNQAAISSVPPELAGDASGLFNAGRNLGGSVGLALISTFQERRMTFHTDTIGSAITANSSRAQEFLSGLAAQVQGSAGGEAAIRSVAQLAQSVQQQALVMTYSDLFWIFGLIVVCTIPLAFLLKPLPKGAHLAMH; the protein is encoded by the coding sequence ATGACTGCAGCGGCAGCCACCGGGCAGGGTGCCGGCGGCAGCGTCCAACGCGAGAAAGCCGAGCCGGGCGCCTGGCTGGCGGTGCTGGCCGGCACCATCGGCTCGTTCATGGCGACGCTGGATATTTCCATCGTCAATGCGGCACTGCCCACCATCCAGGGCGAGGTGGGCGCCAGCGGCACCGAAGGTACCTGGATTTCCACCGCGTATCTGGTCGCCGAGATCATCATGATCCCGCTGACCGGCTGGTTCGTGCGCACGCTGGGTTTGCGCAACTTCCTGCTGATCTGCGCGGTGATGTTCACCGCGTTTTCGGTGGTGTGCGGGCTATCGACCTCGTTGACGATGATGATCATCGGCCGCGTCGGGCAGGGCTTGGCCGGTGGTGCGTTGATTCCGACCGCGCTGACCATCGTCGCCACGCGGCTGCCGCCGAGCCAGCAGACCACGGGCACCGCCTTGTTCGGCATGACCGTGATCATGGGCCCGGTGATCGGCCCGCTGCTGGGCGGTTGGTTGACCGAAAACGTTAGCTGGCACTACGCGTTTTTCATCAACCTGCCGATCTGTGTCGGCTTGGTGGCCTTGTTGCTGCTTGGCCTCAGGCATGAAAAAGGCGATTGGGCCGGCCTGCTCAACGCCGATTGGCTGGGCATCTACGGCCTGACCGCCGGCCTGGGCGGGCTCACCGTGGTGCTGGAAGAAGGCCAGCGCCAACGCTGGTTCGAGTCCAGCCAGATCAACATGCTGAGCCTGATCTCCTTGAGCGGATTCATCGCCTTGGTAATTGGCCAGTTTCGCCGACGCGCGCCGGTGATCCGCTTGTCGTTATTGCTGCATCGTAGTTTCGGTGCGGTATTCATCATGATTATGGCGGTGGGCATGATTCTGTTCGGGGTCATGTACATGATTCCGCAGTTTCTGGCGGTGATTTCCGGCTACAACACCGAGCAGGCCGGCTATGTGCTGCTGTTGTCGGGCCTGCCGACCATGTTGCTGATGCCGGTGATGCCCAAGTTGCTGGAAGCGGTGGACGTGCGCATCCTGGTGATCGCCGGCCTGATCTGTTTTGCCGCGGCCTGCTTTGTCAATCTATCGCTGACCGCCGATACCGTCGGCACGCATTTTGTCGCCGGCCAGTTGCTGCAGGGCTGCGGCTTGGCGCTGGCGATGATGTCGCTCAACCAGGCGGCGATTTCATCGGTGCCGCCGGAGCTGGCCGGCGACGCATCGGGTCTGTTCAACGCTGGCCGCAACCTAGGCGGATCGGTCGGTCTGGCGCTGATTTCCACCTTCCAGGAGCGTCGCATGACCTTCCACACCGACACCATCGGCAGCGCGATTACCGCCAACTCCTCGCGCGCGCAGGAGTTTCTTTCTGGCTTGGCTGCGCAGGTGCAAGGCAGTGCCGGTGGCGAGGCGGCCATTCGCTCGGTCGCGCAACTGGCGCAGTCGGTGCAGCAGCAGGCCCTGGTAATGACCTATAGCGATCTGTTCTGGATCTTCGGCCTGATCGTGGTTTGCACGATTCCGTTGGCCTTTTTGCTCAAGCCGTTACCCAAGGGGGCGCACCTTGCAATGCACTGA
- a CDS encoding efflux transporter outer membrane subunit: MRLIRMPLAAALSTLLLGGCMLGPNYTKPPAVADAAIRAPALHRASGADVVAAAPLNHWWEELHDPTLTQLVTQALADSPNLRAAQARLHANRALARQRRAERLPKLNASAVYAYAEPPQTIVDTLGGLQQGQQGQSPAAGSQALDLENTEIYTVGFDASWELDVFGRRRRAAEGALAQAQASEAELADAQVQLAAEVGQVYLNYRGLQARLAIADANLDKIRQTLSLTQQRRERGAASDLQVEQIVTQVQQQQAQRLPLDMQSQEALDQLALMVGREPGALDAQLSTPQALPMLPTQVRVDDAGALIRRRPDVRKAERELAASSAQIGEALNGYFPQVTLLGGLSWVAGSPSDFNSDALTTLAVPMLRWSIFDFGRTKAQVEQARAGNAGRQAAYEGAVLAALQDANSALARFGSARRQLVVARQAEASATHSAGLMQQRRDAGATSSIDLLDVQRQQLSAQDAAAQAQAQLLVNYVALQKSLGLGWSEPAQQAR, translated from the coding sequence ATGCGCCTGATCCGCATGCCGCTGGCTGCGGCGTTGAGCACGTTGTTGCTCGGCGGCTGCATGCTCGGCCCCAACTACACCAAGCCGCCGGCAGTGGCTGATGCGGCGATTCGAGCGCCCGCATTGCATCGCGCCAGTGGCGCCGATGTGGTCGCTGCTGCGCCGCTGAACCACTGGTGGGAGGAACTGCATGATCCGACCCTCACCCAACTGGTTACCCAGGCGCTGGCCGACAGCCCCAATCTGCGTGCCGCGCAAGCGCGGCTGCACGCTAATCGCGCACTGGCCCGGCAACGCCGCGCCGAGCGCCTGCCCAAGCTCAATGCCAGTGCGGTGTACGCGTATGCCGAACCTCCGCAAACCATTGTCGATACGTTGGGTGGATTGCAGCAGGGTCAGCAAGGCCAGTCGCCTGCAGCGGGCAGCCAGGCGCTAGATCTGGAAAATACCGAGATCTATACCGTCGGGTTCGACGCAAGCTGGGAGCTGGATGTCTTCGGCCGCCGCCGTCGCGCCGCCGAAGGTGCCTTGGCACAGGCGCAAGCCTCCGAAGCCGAGCTGGCCGATGCGCAGGTGCAACTGGCCGCTGAAGTGGGGCAGGTCTATCTCAATTACCGTGGGTTGCAGGCGCGCCTGGCCATTGCCGATGCCAATCTGGACAAGATTCGTCAGACCCTGAGCCTGACCCAGCAGCGCCGTGAGCGTGGTGCGGCATCGGATCTCCAGGTCGAGCAGATCGTCACCCAAGTGCAGCAGCAGCAAGCGCAACGCCTGCCGCTGGACATGCAATCGCAGGAAGCGCTCGACCAATTGGCACTGATGGTAGGGCGCGAGCCTGGCGCGCTGGATGCGCAGCTGAGCACCCCGCAAGCGTTGCCGATGTTGCCCACGCAGGTACGCGTAGACGATGCCGGTGCCTTGATCCGCCGCCGCCCCGACGTGCGCAAGGCCGAGCGCGAGCTGGCCGCCTCCAGCGCGCAGATCGGTGAGGCATTGAACGGCTACTTTCCGCAGGTGACCTTGCTCGGTGGTCTGAGTTGGGTGGCGGGCTCGCCAAGCGACTTCAATTCCGACGCGTTGACCACGCTGGCGGTGCCGATGTTGCGTTGGTCGATCTTCGATTTCGGTCGCACCAAAGCACAGGTGGAGCAGGCGCGTGCCGGCAATGCCGGTCGCCAGGCCGCTTACGAAGGCGCTGTACTGGCTGCGTTGCAGGATGCCAATTCCGCATTGGCGCGTTTCGGCTCGGCGCGCAGACAGTTGGTGGTGGCGCGGCAGGCCGAAGCCTCGGCCACGCATTCGGCCGGGCTCATGCAGCAGCGTCGCGATGCCGGCGCCACGTCGTCGATCGATCTGCTCGACGTGCAGCGCCAGCAATTGTCTGCGCAGGACGCCGCCGCCCAGGC